A single region of the Kwoniella botswanensis chromosome 1, complete sequence genome encodes:
- a CDS encoding glutamine synthetase translates to MSELIATKRVDLLAPYLALDQGSKVQAEYIWIDGDGGLRCKTMTLDKAPASVADLKEWNFDGSSTGQAPGDNSDVFLRPVAIFKDPFRGGANILVLCECYDNDGTPNKSNYRANCKKNMELAKEHQPWFGLEQEYTLFDADGQVFGWPKMGFPGPQGPYYCGVGAGRVFARDFIEAHYRACLYAGVNISGINAEVMPSQWEFQVGPCEGIDMGDHLWMARFLLLRIGEEWGIKPSLHPKPLKGDWNGAGCHSNYSTVEMRTPGKGMAAIEDAIKKLEKKHLEHIAVYGEDNDQRLTGKHETASITSFSAGVANRGASIRIPRHVNAQGYGYLEDRRPASNVDPYRVTSILVETTLLS, encoded by the exons ATGTCCGAACTCATCGCTACCAAACGAGTTGACCTTCTCGCCCCTTACCTGGCCCTTGACCAAGGATCCAAGGTTCAAGCTGAAT ACATCTGGATTGACGGTGATGGAGGTCTACGATGTAAGACCATGACCCTCGACAAAGCTCCTGCTTCCGTCGCCGACCTCAAGGAATGGAACTTTGACGGTTCTTCCACTGGTCAAGCTCCTGGTGACAACTCCGATGTTTTCCTC CGACCCGTTGCCATCTTCAAAGACCCCTTCCGAGGTGGTGCTAACATTCTCGTTCTCTGTGAATGTTACGACAACGACGGTACCCCCAACAAGTCCAACTACCGAGCCAACTGTAAGAAGAACATGGAATTAGCCAAGGAACACCAACCTTGGTTCGGTCTCGAGCAAGAGTACACCCTCTTTGATGCCGATGGACAAGTCTTCGGTTGGCCCAAGATGGGTTTCCCAGGTCCTCAAGGTCCTTACTACTGTGGTGTTGGTGCTGGTCGAGTTTTCGCTAGAGATTTCATTGAAGCTCATTAC CGAGCTTGTCTCTACGCCGGTGTCAACATCTCTGGTATCAATGCCGAAGTGATGCCTTCCCAATGGGAGTTCCAAGTCGGTCCTTGTGAAGGTATAGATATGGGTGATCACCTCTGGATGGCTCGATTCCTCTTGCTCAGAATCGGTGAAGAATGGGGtatcaaa CCATCTCTCCACCCCAAACCTCTCAAGGGAGACTGGAACGGTGCCGGTTGTCACTCCAACTACTCTACTGTCGAGATGCGAACACCTGGTAAGGGTATGGCCGCTATCGAAGACGCCATCAAGAAGCTCGAGAAGAAGCATCTTGAACACATTGCTGTCTACGGTGAAGATAACGATCAACGATTAACCGGTAAACACGAGACTGCCTCCATCACGAGTTTCTCCGCCGGTGTTGCCAACCGAGGTGCTTCCATCCGAATTCCTCGACATGTCAACGCTCAAGGTTACGGTTACCTCGAAGATCGACGACCTGCTTCCAACGTTGATCCTTACCGAGTCACCTCGATCCTCGTTGAAACCACCCTCCTTTCTTAG